In one Erinaceus europaeus chromosome 3, mEriEur2.1, whole genome shotgun sequence genomic region, the following are encoded:
- the LOC107522254 gene encoding tripartite motif-containing protein 75-like, with protein sequence MDQEGFVEELRAQASCPMCLEILRDPMTLACGHNCCESCLQQLWEGLLDVFPCPVCQHHCTPGGQRVNIQLRVLGDLLRQLPGTETRKRKRQAEGPWCPQHPQQVLSLFCEQDLELVCAQCGLSCEHSGHDLTTAPKAAAQHRQRLKAYLQPLKKQLADALRGLQLQGRETEVLSLQVQALKAELDSDLQESQQFLQRYLEVTDAQIFRAMEALYQTQESRDQLLAHSSSLQALQRELARTSLQTDTQLLLRGPEVRQLLKRCEDFKGPEASSFQSQEAGPSLPHHYMGTYSMITRFQTPVSLDPETAHCSLLVGGCSKMVLFPRDTEDTGCEAKATGFTSHMAILGSQTFESGRHFWVVKISGKGTWALGVCKASFPRHALQPPSPSLGCWHLEQHVDLGPDSAHSHANHDWESNSDSLRIGVFLDYELGELSLYHMQHRALIATIHDTFSDSLLPYFSARPESPTLSMKIITQKA encoded by the coding sequence ATGGACCAGGAAGGCTTCGTGGAGGAGCTGCGGGCACAGGCCAGCTGCCCCATGTGCCTGGAAATCCTGAGGGACCCTATGACCCTGGCGTGCGGGCATAACTGCTGTGAGTCCTGCCTGCAGCAGCTCTGGGAGGGCCTGCTGGACGTGTTCCCCTGCCCAGTCTGCCAGCACCACTGCACCCCTGGGGGGCAGCGGGTCAACATCCAGCTGAGGGTCCTGGGGGACCTGCTGAGGCAGCTGCCTGGCACAGAaaccaggaagaggaagaggcaggCAGAGGGCCCGTGGTGCCCGCAGCACCCACAGCAGGTACTCAGCCTCTTCTGTGAGCAGGACCTGGAGCTGGTGTGCGCCCAGTGCGGGTTGTCCTGTGAGCACAGCGGCCACGACCTGACCACGGCCCCCAAGGCAGCCGCTCAGCACAGGCAGAGGCTCAAGGCCTACCTGCAGCCCCTCAAGAAGCAGCTTGCTGATGCTCTGCGGGGCTTACAGCTgcagggcagagagacagaggtccTGAGCCTGCAGGTGCAGGCTCTCAAGGCAGAGCTGGACAGTGACTTGCAGGAGAGTCAGCAGTTCCTGCAGAGGTATCTGGAGGTCACAGACGCCCAGATCTTCAGGGCCATGGAGGCTCTTTACCAAACCCAGGAGAGCAGAGACCAGCTGTTGGCGCACAGCTCCTCCCTCCAGGCTCTGCAGAGGGAGCTCGCCAGGACCAGCCTGCAGACAGACACCCAGCTCCTGCTCAGAGGCCCAGAAGTTCGCCAGCTGCTGAAAAGATGTGAAGACTTCAAGGGCCCCGAAGCCAGCTCCTTCCAGTCCCAGGAGGCTGGCCCTAGTCTCCCCCACCACTACATGGGCACCTACTCCATGATCACTAGGTTCCAGACCCCCGTGAGCCTGGACCCCGAGACGGCTCACTGCAGTCTGTTAGTGGGTGGCTGCAGCAAGATGGTCTTGTTCCCACGGGACACGGAGGACACTGGCTGTGAGGCCAAGGCCACAGGCTTTACTTCCCACATGGCCATCCTGGGCTCCCAGACCTTTGAGTCCGGCCGGCATTTCTGGGTAGTGAAAATCTCGGGCAAGGGCACCTGGGCCTTGGGGGTGTGCAAGGCCTCCTTCCCCAGACATGCCCTACAGCCCCCGTCCCCAAGTCTGGGCTGCTGGCACCTGGAGCAGCACGTTGACTTGGGCCCAGACTCTGCTCACAGCCATGCTAACCACGACTGGGAAAGCAATAGCGACAGCCTGCGCATTGGGGTCTTCCTGGACTATGAGCTCGGCGAGCTCTCCCTCTACCACATGCAGCACAGAGCCCTCATCGCCACCATCCACGACACCTTCTCCGACAGCCTGCTGCCCTACTTCTCTGCTAGGCCCGAGTCCCCGACCCTCTCCATGAAGATCATCACCCAGAAAGCCTGA